GAATAAGCCTAAATTCTAATTCTATTAACTTCCAAGTAGAAAATGCTAGCTCATTTAGGTGAATGTGTCGTGTCATTGACATATTTTATATAATTAACTTAACTACGAACGAGAACACAAGCaaaattttttgaaatttaaattAAAAGTGTTTAATTGGAACACTTTATGAAGAGCTATCCAAACAAGTTTAAGCAGCTACTAACGTATTAAGCTTAGAATTTATTTTTAAAGGCTGTAAGCACTTCCTCTAATCTCCTGTCAGTACTAATGTACAACTTTATTCATCAAAACATAAAACAGATTTTGAAAAAACGCATAATTTAGCTTTGCATCTGAAGAAGAATAATAAAGAATTGCTGATTTGTGAAATATTGGTTTCGACCCTTCCAGATCCATTTAGATCCGCACTTTtccaaattaatttttcttttacttACTAGGCGTTCAGAATTTTCTAACATTTTCCCCTGGAACAAACCCAAACACGTAAAATTGTTTTCCCGAAATCAATATGAGGAAACAGATCTTCCAAAGCTATTCAGAAATCGAATCCAAACTCAGCCAACTAAAGAACACTCACAAAATATTTGAAGCACAAACCTTTACTCCTCcttttaaaatgaaaaataaggaaAAGAAGATTTATGGAATGTATACAAAGAGACACCACAAAACATCTTGAATTGCAACATCATTTTCGAAAAATATAACAATCCCATAGTAAAAAGGCCATAATTGTATTGATGCTTTAGACTAGTTCCGGGAGGTTGACAAcaggttaataaataataatacatGCATTTCATCAAGAAGACACTCAACTCACGTCCAAATGCTCGATGATTTCAAAGTGTATCTGGAGGTCAGGGAGCTTACTACCAAAATACAATCTTTCACGTAAATACAATTTCCCCATATTCTTCCGAGCTGCTTCTTTGAGCAGCCGAAAAAACTCATCTTTCTCCTTCCGGATCCAAATCCTGTCGCGATCACACCATTGTCTAGGAGTTCCATGAAGGAAAAACCGAATTCCAGGGGCTCCTTGGATGAGGCGTTCAGAAATTTTATTAATGACATCTTGATTGGTTACGTATGCTCCCTCTGTGTTTAGACCAACATCTACGTAATGGAACTCAGCTATGCTATTTAAGAAGCCATCTTTAGAATTTGGAATGATCTGATCTTGTTGCAGAGAGGCAAATCCTCCATTTGTTGCATTCTTATTTGCTATCGACACGTCTTCAGTGAGCTGGACTGGTGCAAAACCAAGCTCAGTAACCAGCTGGTTGAGTACAGCACCACCCTTACTAAATCCAAGTAGTAATGTTCTTGGTGTACTTGAAGATGATGTAGAAACTTCAGCTTGATAGGGCTCTTTTTGTTTCCCTGAAATGACATTTTTTGCCTGCAAAGGCAGCAGAGAAAATTGATAAGCAACTGCAAACATGCAAAAGCGTAGCATGTGATATAAAAATGTGCAAGAAAGAAATACTAATTCCACTCCTTAAACAGGCAATATCACTTCAATCCCTAATATTCTGCATATGGACAAATGTGAAAAGCCAAACGAGATCAAATTGAAGAAACACCACAAATGGAACAGTAAGCGAGTTACAGCCTTAATGCAAGCTCtataagaatcacaacaaaaagcAATCCACAAACATGTTTAGTGCAAGGTCTAGTCAAAACAACCCAAAGGACTTCTTCATTCACTAGATGCACTGCAGGTAAATTATCAAAACCTTAACTTTGTTCCGAGGCTTATTTAGGTTTTTCTTGAGAATAGTGTGATATTTACCTAAATTACAGAGCCAAGATGGACATACATGTCACTATATGAAACTGCAGAGTTAGTGTATCCCAGGGCCGAAAAAAACTTACAATCTATTGCGAGACTCTAATGAGGATCAGCATCTTAGGTTTTCTCTTTCAATCAAGTTGAACTCACTTAAGCAAAAAGCGGTAGATGGTGAACAGTGAAAGCAAAAAGGCACGTACTTCGGGCAATAGCTAATACCTCTTTCAGGCAATTCCACAAAAGCATGACAATGGAGGAAGAAGCAGGGAAACCATCTGCATCATAAGATTTTGGCTCTCCATATTCATTGACAGAAGGGATAAAGTCCTTATAAACCGCAAAAGGTCCACTGAAGACCGGTGCCTCAACAACCCAAGCATTGATAGAATTCCCGAATTTTGAAACCAAGATTTCAGCAATTTTCTGCCCGTCAGATAGCCTCTCAATCACTGGATTTCCTGTCCCTTCAATCTTATCCCCATTGAAAAAAATAGCATTTGCAGCAGGCACCTATCTCTCATACAAAATGCAAGGCATGAGGGGCGGATCATTCaattaaaacaacaaagaaaACCAACTTTCTTGCCACCCGAACAGTAAATCACTAACATGTCCATCACTTGAATAAAAAAACAAACTTTCCTTTTACAGTATCTACATAGCTACATAACGAACTTTGCAATGCGAGAGCTCATAGTAAGTTCATGCCAGTATAAAAATAGTCCAACGTTGATGAATTCATTAAACGTTACTCCCTCCGATCATTTTTACTTGTCCCCTGTACTAAAAATACATTTTcctttttacttgtcacttttagcatatcaagataaatttttttttcatgttttaccTTAGCACTAATTACTTACTCCCCAAATCATTTTCCAAAACCTAAAAGTAaacatcaattaatatgggtattgtGGTAAAGCACTAATATCAATTATTGTTTCTTAAAGAATGTGCAAAGTCCAAACTGGACAAATAAAGGTGAACAGACGGAGTAAGTTCAACATGCCCAAATACATAAGTGTTCTTGAATAGAATAAAATGGATACAAATGACTTATACAGCCAATCTCATAGAGTAGAATGGATGCATATAAATGACCCCAACTAATTCAGAAATTGAGGGGTTGCAAACATAAAAACGATCCCAACATTAAAATGTCAATTCCAAATCAAGAAAGGAATTTTGGGTCTCTACAGAGTTTAAAAAAAGAAGAACTTACAGAGACAGATTTGGAAGAAGGAGAGAGGCAAAGAGAAGCAGCAACTCGATAATAAGTGGTGCTATTAGTGTACAATGGCACCTTCAAGATTCCTGTCCAACGATCCATGGGAATATTAACCTCAACTACGCTTTTTAGCTCGTGCTAACTGATTTGGAGGGTTCATTAATATTAGCAAAGGAATCTGCAGGGTTGGTCTGGGAGTTCGGGTCTTGGAAGATTCGACAGATGGCACAAAATAATTTGGGACTACTAAGGGTTACAATTATGTGTTCCGTACAATGGAAAACAATTAAAAATACTACAGTTTTATAAGTACGTAATTCTTTGATTATTtggtttggtaaaataattctttgaaaacatttttcAGTtaaaaggagaaaaacaaagacTTCTTCCATGCATTATAATACCATCCATTGTGGAAACCGaaaaaaata
The sequence above is a segment of the Lycium barbarum isolate Lr01 chromosome 6, ASM1917538v2, whole genome shotgun sequence genome. Coding sequences within it:
- the LOC132645785 gene encoding uncharacterized protein LOC132645785 encodes the protein MDRWTGILKVPLYTNSTTYYRVAASLCLSPSSKSVSVPAANAIFFNGDKIEGTGNPVIERLSDGQKIAEILVSKFGNSINAWVVEAPVFSGPFAVYKDFIPSVNEYGEPKSYDADGFPASSSIVMLLWNCLKEAKNVISGKQKEPYQAEVSTSSSSTPRTLLLGFSKGGAVLNQLVTELGFAPVQLTEDVSIANKNATNGGFASLQQDQIIPNSKDGFLNSIAEFHYVDVGLNTEGAYVTNQDVINKISERLIQGAPGIRFFLHGTPRQWCDRDRIWIRKEKDEFFRLLKEAARKNMGKLYLRERLYFGSKLPDLQIHFEIIEHLDVS